In Leptolyngbya sp. NIES-2104, the genomic window TTCAGCCGATATTCGGCTTTTCCTTCTAGCTGATTGAGCTTCTCTAAATATTTCTCGTGATTCTCGCTGAGATGATCAATTAAGCGATCGTATGACAAAAACTGAGTTCCAAATCGCAGCGGTAGAATCGTCACTTGCCAAAACAAATCACAAATCACGCGATCGTGCGTCAAAACTGCTTGCACCAATTGAGTGTCATCATTCTGAATGTTTTCAAACTCTAAATCGGGTTCCACCAGAGCAGACAACACGCCCCTTTCAATCACTGCCAGATCTCCGGCAATTCCTTCTGTGAGTTGTAGTGGGTGCTTGGGTGACTTAAAGAAAGCGTAGGTATACATTACGGCTCAAACGATGCTCCATTTTGAGTCTATGCGATCGACTTGTCTTCACGATGAAGTTCATACGAAAGTTTGGAATTCTGGATGCAGTTTAGTTGCAGGATTGTTAGGCTCAACGATCGTCACTACAAATTCGGTGAAGCCGTTAGGATAGGGCTGACCCTCACTTACTAACGCGATCGCTCATGTTGTACCGACGTTTTGGACGGACTGAACTCCAGATGCCCGTTTTTTCCTGCGGAGGAATGCGGTATCAATTCAAGTGGCAAGATGTTCCCCGTGACCAAGTGCCCTCGGATAATCAGGCGAATCTAGAAGCAACGATTCGCCGAGCGTTCGATCTGGGAATCTATCACATCGAAACAGCACGCGGTTACGGCTCTTCAGAGATGCAGTTGGGTCAAATTCTGCCAAAACTGCCCCGCGAAAAGCTGATTTCCCAAACCAAAATCGTGCCGATAGCTGATCCAAAAGCGTTTCAGAAAACGTTTGAGAAATCCCTCAGCTATCTGAAATTAGATTATGTCGATCTTCTGGGTCTGCATGGCATCAACAATCAAGAAACGCTAGACGACGCGCTTCGATGCTTAGAAGTGGTGCGGAAACTTCAAGATCAGGGGAAAGTTCGATTTGTCGGATTCTCGACGCATGGATCGACAGAAAGTATTGTTAACGCGATCGAAACGAATCAATTCGATTACGTCAATTTGCACTGGTACTACATCAATCAGCAGAATTGGAAAGCGATCGAATCCGCGAACGATCGCGATATGGGAGTTTTCATCATCAGCCCATCTAATAAAGGTGGCAACCTTTACGATCCACCCAAGCGCTTAGTCGATTTGTGTGCGCCTCTTTCCCCGATGGTGTTTAACAACCTATTCTGCCTGAGTCATCCTCAAGTCCATACTCTGAGCGTGGGAGCCGCAAAACCAAGCGATTTCGATGAGCATTTGAAAACTTTAGAACTGCTCGATCGAGCCGATGAAATTTTGCCACCGATTCTCGAACGACTAGAGCAAGCCGCGATCGAGCGATTAGGTTCCGATTGGGTGAAAAACTGGCGCGTGGGATTGCCGGATGTTGAAGAAACGCCTGGACGGTTGAATCTTCATACAGTTTTGTGGTTGCGAAATTTAGCGATCGCTTACGATCTTGTTGATTACGCCAAAATGCGATACAACCTACTCGGTCAAGGAAGCCACTGGTTTCCCGGAGCGCGAGTGAACGAAATCGATATCGAGGCGCTTCGTCCTTATCTAACGCAGAGTCCATTTGCCGATCGTATTCCCGAACTCCTGCACGAAACCCATCAACTTTTAGGCGGTGAAGCCGTTAAACGATTGTCGCAACAATAACCATCGAGAAAATTCTTCCAAATTTAAACGCGCAAACTTTTTACTACAGGGTAAAGTAAGGAGATTCGTTTTATTGCCCTCAGTGCGGACACTGATTTTTTCTTGTGATTGCCATCTACCCCGGCAGCTTCGACCCGATAACTTACGGACACCTCGACATCATCAAACGAGGTGCTCACTTATTCGATCGTGTCATCGTCGCCGTGTTGCGGAATCCCAACAAAACGCCACTTTTCACCGTTCAGCAGCGACTCGATCAAATTCAAATCGCTGCTCAGCATCTATCTAACGTGGAAGTTGACAGTTTTGAAGGACTCACCGTAACCTATGCCCAGATGCGGGGAGCCTCTGCCCTGATTCGCGGTTTACGGGCTGTTTCAGACTTTGAAATGGAACTCCAGATGGCACACACCAATAAAACGATATCGACTCAAATCGAGACCGTGTTTCTTGCGACCTCGAACGAGTACAGCTTCCTCAGCAGCAGTGTGGTCAAAGAAATCGCCCGCTTCGGCGGCTCGATCGATCACCTGGTTCCTACCCACGTCGCCGAAGATATTTACCGATGTTACGCCAAGACTCACCCAGCATCACACCTGACGGATACACCCAAAGCGATCGTCGCCACGACGCTCCCAGAGACGTGCAGCGAGTAGGCAGTCTCGATATTCAGCGGGAACTCAATCGGCTAGAGGAGATGATTCTCGATAGCCCCCGGATTCCGCTGTCTCGTCGGACGCTGATCGATGAGGAGCAGTTTCTCGATCAGTTGGATTTGGTGCGCTTGAGTCTACCAGAGGCGTTTCATGAAGCGATGGAAATCGCTCAACATCGCGACGAGATTTTGGATCAAGCAGAACAGTACGCCCAAGAAATTGTCGAAGAGGCAGAACGCCGAGCGGCTCAGATTTTGAATGAAACCGGAATTATTCAACGCGCCGAACAAGAAGCGCAGCAGATTCGTAATTCTGTCCAGCAAGAATGTGAAACGATTCAGCAGCAGACGATCGCACAAATTGAACAGATGCGACGACAGGCACAGCAAGATTTGGAAGAAATGCGGCGATTAGCGATCGAAGAAAGCGAAGATGTGCAAAACGGCGCAGACGAATATGCTGATAAAGTTTTGCGTGATATGGAATCTCAGATGAGCGAAATGCTGCGAATTGTGCGAAATGGTCGCGCTCAGTTGCAGATCAACCAGCCGCAACCGAAATCGATGTCACCGAAACCAAATGTCGATCGTAAGCCTCAATAAATTTGCACGATCGCTGGCTGTTTCAAAGAGGCGACTTGGCGATCGCGCAAAAAAGTTGGAGTTTTATTTGGAATTCCGCCATTGGCTGTGTTATATTAACCAAGGTGATGACATCAATACGGGTCGCTAGCTCAGCGGTAGAGCATTCGGCTTTTAACCGATTGGTCTCGGGTTCGAATCCCGGGCGACCCATTAGGCTCAAAACGTAGTCGCAGTAAGGTTAAAGCCAGATTGCAGCGGTCTTAGGCGATCCTTGAAATGCCCTAAAATTGTCGCTGTTTTCCAGAGATATAGGGACAGGGTTAAGAATCCTCTGCGTTCTTGCCCTCTCCCTTGTTTTATTGAGATATTCACTTATAGAAAAGTGGCAGCAATGTCAGCAATTCTTAAATTAAAGCCTGAAACCTTTACGTAGCAGTAGTTCTGACTGCTGCCACTTCCTAGAAGCAGAAGCAAAGTTGCTCAGTTCTCGACTCAGTTTGGGGGAATTCGACTGGAGCCAACATACTGACAGCGATCGACTGCTAGAGAATCGAACGGTTCGATCGTGGGTTGATGAATTCAAGAGTCATTATCTTGAAAGTCACTCGTTGTCTGAGAAAACTTGGAAAAACGACTGGGAGATAATTTACGATCGTTTGCCACAAGACAGTCCGGTGACTGCTGATTTATTGACAGCAATTGTTTTCAGGACTGAGCGCAATTCTCGAAACCGTCTCGAAACCTGTGGCAAGCTTCAAAAGCTGGCAGACTTCATTAAACTGAAAATCAACATACTTCAGTACAAAGGCGACTCTGGCGCGTCAAAAGTGCGCGATCGCGAAATCCCGTCAGATGCCGATATCGTTCGTTGTTGGTATAGCATCCCTAAGCTGAATTGAGGATGAATGGCATTTGTGGGACATTTCCCTACTGCCACAAGTCACAGGCAAATCGAACTCAGCACTAGGCGGACGGGTGCCGAACGCTTTCAAACGTTACGGATTCCACAAACCCTACTACCTACGGCATTGTTGGGCAGTGCGATCGCAGAGTGAATGATCGTTCTCTGTCTCATCGTCCAAATTCACCGATTGATGCTGGACTCATTGCAGGCTCAGAAAAATCGGTACTCTGGCTAAATTTCACCGATATTCGTGTTGAAGCTCTGCGTGAGCCGCAGTACATCCAAAAAATCCTGCCTCCAGAACTCCCTTTTGTTGGGCATTTCAGGAAACTTATTTGAAGCACTCAGAAGTCTGGACTAAAAATGGACTAAATTTGCATCCGTCTTTCGATGTCGATCGCCTTAAGGGGTGACAACGAAGCTAGAGAGCAGACTGAATCAGGGAAATGGCGTTGAGACCTCGCTGAAAGAAAAGGCGTTTTTGCGGCTTGAGTGCCATCAGTTGACCTGCCAAGGTTGACCACAAATTCAAGGGTTCAATCCATAACTTGCCATACAAGCCAATCCAGAAAGCACTGTGACGCTTTGTTGTCCGCTTTGGCTCAGTCACACGAGCGACGTAACGCTGCACTTGTTTTTTGCGAATGCGCCGCCCTTGTAGGGTCGAGATCGAGTAGGCAATGGCAATCAGGACCAGCAGGGCAGTAAAACGCCCGAAATCGGCATGACAATCTTCGAGGTGATAGCCGCCGGATTTGTAGTCTTTGAACAGGGGTTCAATCGAGAAGCGAGTGGCATAAGCGTTGAGCGTTTGTTCGGCATCGACGAGATTAGTCAGAAGATACCAAGCATCCGAACTCGATTGACGGTAGGCACGCTTTTGGCGCAAGACTAAATTGTGCTTGCCGAACCCGCGATTTTGCGTCACTTGAATTTGCAGATATTGCTCGGTGATTCCGGGCGTTTGCGGCAAGTCATCAAGGCGCGTAAACCTGCTGCTGTCGTCTGGTTTGACGGTCGTACTCTTCGGTAAACGGAACACGAATTTGACTCGCTTTTCTACACACCAAGCCGCCAGTTCAATGCTGTGAAACTCACGGTCTCCGAGCAGAATGAAGCGATGCTTTTTCAACAGATGAAACACAGGGCGTAACACTCTTCGTTGTTCAACAAGTGAACTCTGTCCTTGCTTGTTCAGCCACATCCAGTGCAATGGAATCGCTCGCTTATTGTACACAAGACTCACCATGATCAAGTTATGGTCTTGCCATTGGGTACGGTCAATCACCAGATGAAGTGGTTTGCTCCGGGGATGATGTCGCTTGACCCACTGCTTGACAATCGGAAACCAGATCGCTTGCGGAGTCAGTTGCGGCAAGCTCAAGAATCGTTGAATGTTTCGTCGTCTGCTCTCAAATAGAATCGGTTGCGGAAATAGAGTGGCTAAGCGTTCAATCGTAATTCTGCGCTCTTTGTGCAACAGTTCGACCAAGATTTCTAGCGTCAC contains:
- a CDS encoding aldo/keto reductase — protein: MLYRRFGRTELQMPVFSCGGMRYQFKWQDVPRDQVPSDNQANLEATIRRAFDLGIYHIETARGYGSSEMQLGQILPKLPREKLISQTKIVPIADPKAFQKTFEKSLSYLKLDYVDLLGLHGINNQETLDDALRCLEVVRKLQDQGKVRFVGFSTHGSTESIVNAIETNQFDYVNLHWYYINQQNWKAIESANDRDMGVFIISPSNKGGNLYDPPKRLVDLCAPLSPMVFNNLFCLSHPQVHTLSVGAAKPSDFDEHLKTLELLDRADEILPPILERLEQAAIERLGSDWVKNWRVGLPDVEETPGRLNLHTVLWLRNLAIAYDLVDYAKMRYNLLGQGSHWFPGARVNEIDIEALRPYLTQSPFADRIPELLHETHQLLGGEAVKRLSQQ
- a CDS encoding ATP synthase F0 subunit B, with translation MLRQDSPSITPDGYTQSDRRHDAPRDVQRVGSLDIQRELNRLEEMILDSPRIPLSRRTLIDEEQFLDQLDLVRLSLPEAFHEAMEIAQHRDEILDQAEQYAQEIVEEAERRAAQILNETGIIQRAEQEAQQIRNSVQQECETIQQQTIAQIEQMRRQAQQDLEEMRRLAIEESEDVQNGADEYADKVLRDMESQMSEMLRIVRNGRAQLQINQPQPKSMSPKPNVDRKPQ
- a CDS encoding GvpL/GvpF family gas vesicle protein; protein product: MYTYAFFKSPKHPLQLTEGIAGDLAVIERGVLSALVEPDLEFENIQNDDTQLVQAVLTHDRVICDLFWQVTILPLRFGTQFLSYDRLIDHLSENHEKYLEKLNQLEGKAEYRLKLTPIELELPANPETNGSMKGRDYFQAKKQQYQARLDQQDQQQQELQQILSEIEQVYPNTKLKEGADGIDKLYLLIDKREEMTLYQHLNEWQNQYPHWEMGLGEALPPYHFV
- a CDS encoding IS4 family transposase, whose translation is MLPSFYQTCLQSQLTQTQFVTLEILVELLHKERRITIERLATLFPQPILFESRRRNIQRFLSLPQLTPQAIWFPIVKQWVKRHHPRSKPLHLVIDRTQWQDHNLIMVSLVYNKRAIPLHWMWLNKQGQSSLVEQRRVLRPVFHLLKKHRFILLGDREFHSIELAAWCVEKRVKFVFRLPKSTTVKPDDSSRFTRLDDLPQTPGITEQYLQIQVTQNRGFGKHNLVLRQKRAYRQSSSDAWYLLTNLVDAEQTLNAYATRFSIEPLFKDYKSGGYHLEDCHADFGRFTALLVLIAIAYSISTLQGRRIRKKQVQRYVARVTEPKRTTKRHSAFWIGLYGKLWIEPLNLWSTLAGQLMALKPQKRLFFQRGLNAISLIQSAL
- the coaD gene encoding pantetheine-phosphate adenylyltransferase, with amino-acid sequence MIAIYPGSFDPITYGHLDIIKRGAHLFDRVIVAVLRNPNKTPLFTVQQRLDQIQIAAQHLSNVEVDSFEGLTVTYAQMRGASALIRGLRAVSDFEMELQMAHTNKTISTQIETVFLATSNEYSFLSSSVVKEIARFGGSIDHLVPTHVAEDIYRCYAKTHPASHLTDTPKAIVATTLPETCSE